Proteins found in one Mucilaginibacter gracilis genomic segment:
- a CDS encoding phage integrase SAM-like domain-containing protein, which yields MLKDAADNYLREQKGLGNYDVWKSDQSKLKRFYEFAADQVAFPEITVEYLRRYTLFLRTGRNLDKKGEHILSLSYVKFEPGFKISSLLPPQYSKVLFFYKALYGRRNFKAARYLLLNRFLIL from the coding sequence CTGCTCAAAGATGCAGCAGATAATTATCTCCGGGAACAAAAAGGCTTAGGCAATTACGATGTTTGGAAGTCCGATCAAAGCAAATTGAAACGCTTTTATGAGTTTGCCGCAGATCAGGTGGCGTTCCCGGAAATAACAGTTGAATATTTGCGCCGTTATACACTGTTCCTGCGCACGGGCCGCAACCTCGACAAGAAGGGGGAACATATTCTCTCTCTTTCTTACGTAAAATTTGAACCGGGGTTCAAAATATCTTCGCTCCTGCCACCTCAATATAGCAAAGTGCTGTTTTTTTATAAAGCACTTTATGGGAGGCGGAATTTTAAGGCCGCCCGTTATTTGTTGCTCAACCGCTTTCTGATATTGTGA
- a CDS encoding START-like domain-containing protein, whose protein sequence is MSEKKKFSIEYEIKSSPRILYTFLIEPNGLAQWFADDVNVREQVYTFTWDDEEQKAKLMSFKENKSVKFRWLDDEPQCFFEMEILQDELTNDVALGVTDFATEEAIGDRKLIWDNQIQYLISVLGA, encoded by the coding sequence ATGTCGGAAAAGAAAAAATTTAGTATCGAGTACGAAATAAAGTCATCACCACGAATATTATATACTTTTTTGATTGAACCTAACGGCCTGGCCCAGTGGTTTGCCGACGATGTAAATGTACGCGAACAGGTTTATACTTTTACCTGGGACGATGAGGAGCAAAAGGCCAAACTGATGAGTTTTAAAGAAAATAAATCGGTAAAATTTAGGTGGCTTGATGATGAACCTCAGTGCTTTTTTGAAATGGAGATTCTGCAAGACGAGTTAACCAACGATGTTGCTCTCGGCGTTACCGATTTTGCTACCGAAGAGGCTATTGGCGACCGTAAGCTGATATGGGATAACCAGATACAATATTTGATAAGTGTATTGGGGGCTTAA
- a CDS encoding LptF/LptG family permease, protein MKKVHLLILKAFIRPFIVTFFIVMFVLLMLFLWKYIDDLIGKGFEWYTILDLMMYASATNVAMALPLSVLLSSIMTYGTLGENYELVAIKSAGISLGRALYPMIIVVIVLSISAFVFSDYMLPVANLKFYSLLYDARKQKSASLVKEGVFNNSFPGYTIRVQRKDPDGQLLHGIMIFEKPVNGNGSNNVIFAQEGRMFRSADNTKLVLKLKNGIRYEETSGNTGYNPRQVLTRMRFKETETKLSLDGFTIKRTPENDFRSSFLMLSSSQLVHQHDSVSKSVVRDQAQNLPSIIPYIKYMSMPHKYTKPIPVFTRPRLLATVGGSYAKQLAALNNAMTEAKAIKDYNNPRTATYLDKLSTLRRYLVEYQRKFTLSAACLVLFLIGAPLGAIIRKGGLGLPVVISVIFFLIYYIISTIGEKSAKDGSLSPFIGTWISILILTPIGLFLSYKAANDSVLFDLEIYRRFFASLFKKKESQ, encoded by the coding sequence GTGAAAAAAGTACATTTATTAATTTTGAAAGCTTTTATAAGGCCGTTTATTGTAACCTTTTTCATCGTAATGTTTGTGTTGCTGATGCTGTTTCTATGGAAATACATCGACGATTTAATTGGCAAGGGCTTTGAATGGTATACCATACTCGACCTCATGATGTATGCCTCGGCCACAAACGTGGCTATGGCACTGCCGCTTTCGGTGCTGCTTTCTTCTATCATGACTTACGGCACGCTGGGCGAAAACTATGAACTGGTGGCCATTAAATCGGCTGGAATTTCGCTCGGCCGCGCTTTGTACCCCATGATTATTGTAGTGATAGTCCTCAGCATATCGGCATTCGTTTTTTCGGATTATATGCTGCCCGTTGCAAACCTTAAATTTTACTCGCTTTTGTATGATGCCCGCAAGCAAAAATCGGCTTCGCTGGTTAAGGAAGGTGTTTTTAACAATAGCTTCCCCGGCTATACAATCCGCGTACAGCGTAAAGACCCTGATGGGCAATTGCTGCATGGTATCATGATTTTTGAAAAGCCTGTTAATGGCAATGGTAGCAACAATGTTATTTTTGCGCAGGAAGGCCGTATGTTTAGGTCGGCGGATAACACAAAATTGGTGCTTAAGCTAAAAAACGGTATACGGTATGAGGAAACCAGCGGTAACACAGGGTACAACCCAAGGCAGGTGTTAACCCGGATGCGTTTTAAGGAAACCGAAACCAAACTTAGTTTAGATGGCTTTACAATTAAGCGAACGCCCGAAAATGATTTTAGGAGCAGCTTTTTGATGTTAAGCTCAAGCCAGCTTGTTCACCAGCACGATTCGGTTTCTAAAAGTGTAGTGCGCGATCAAGCACAGAATCTGCCTTCTATTATTCCGTATATTAAGTATATGAGTATGCCTCATAAATATACAAAGCCAATACCTGTTTTTACGCGCCCAAGGTTATTAGCTACAGTGGGCGGCAGCTATGCTAAGCAATTAGCGGCGTTAAATAATGCCATGACGGAGGCTAAAGCTATAAAAGATTATAACAACCCGCGTACAGCTACCTATCTGGACAAGCTAAGTACTTTGCGCAGGTACCTGGTAGAGTATCAAAGAAAGTTTACCCTTTCGGCGGCTTGTTTGGTGCTGTTTTTAATTGGGGCACCATTGGGGGCTATCATTCGTAAAGGGGGGCTGGGCTTGCCGGTGGTTATATCGGTTATATTTTTCCTCATTTACTATATCATCTCAACCATAGGCGAAAAATCTGCCAAGGATGGTAGTTTGTCGCCATTTATAGGCACCTGGATTTCGATATTGATACTAACGCCTATCGGCTTATTTCTGTCGTACAAGGCCGCTAACGATTCGGTATTGTTTGATTTAGAAATATATAGACGCTTTTTTGCCAGCCTGTTCAAGAAAAAGGAATCCCAATAA
- a CDS encoding bifunctional 3,4-dihydroxy-2-butanone-4-phosphate synthase/GTP cyclohydrolase II: MLNTITEAIEDIKDGKIIIVVDDDDRENEGDFLTAARHATPEAINFMAKYGRGLICAPITAARARQLELGQMVSHNTTSHETNFTVSVDLIAGCTTGISATDRSKTTLALIDPATKPEDLGRPGHIFPLIAKDGGVLRRSGHTEAAVDLAAMAGFEPAGLICEIMKDDGEMARLPDLLEMAKEFNMKIVSVKDLISYRLEHETLIRKEVSVKLPTEWGVFDMVAYTQLDTGENHLALVKGTWDKDEPVLVRVHSSCVTGDIFGSCRCDCGPQLHKAMEMIDREGKGIIVYMNQEGRGIGLINKLKAYNLQENGFDTVEANIELGFKMDQRDYGIGAQILRSLNVTKMRLMTNNPKKRAGLVGYGLEVVENVPMEIKPNPHNVKYLETKRDKMGHVILMKH, from the coding sequence ATGTTAAATACCATAACAGAAGCAATTGAAGATATAAAAGACGGTAAAATTATTATTGTTGTTGATGATGATGACCGCGAAAACGAAGGCGATTTTTTAACTGCCGCACGCCATGCCACGCCCGAAGCCATAAATTTTATGGCTAAATATGGCCGGGGCCTTATTTGTGCGCCAATTACGGCAGCCCGTGCCAGGCAATTAGAACTGGGCCAAATGGTGAGCCATAATACAACATCGCACGAAACCAATTTTACGGTTTCGGTTGATTTGATTGCAGGTTGCACAACCGGAATATCGGCCACCGACCGCTCTAAAACTACCCTGGCACTGATAGACCCTGCAACTAAACCTGAGGATTTGGGAAGGCCCGGGCACATTTTCCCGCTGATTGCAAAAGACGGCGGCGTTTTACGCCGATCGGGCCATACCGAGGCCGCTGTTGATTTGGCCGCTATGGCGGGATTTGAGCCGGCAGGTTTAATTTGCGAAATAATGAAGGATGACGGCGAAATGGCCCGCCTGCCCGATTTGTTAGAGATGGCTAAGGAGTTTAACATGAAAATTGTTTCGGTTAAAGATTTGATCTCGTACCGTTTAGAACACGAAACCCTTATCCGCAAAGAAGTATCGGTAAAGTTGCCAACCGAATGGGGTGTTTTTGATATGGTTGCCTACACGCAACTTGATACCGGCGAAAACCACCTGGCTTTGGTAAAAGGAACGTGGGATAAGGACGAACCGGTTTTGGTACGGGTACATAGCTCGTGCGTTACAGGTGATATTTTTGGCTCATGCCGTTGCGATTGCGGCCCGCAATTGCACAAAGCCATGGAAATGATTGATAGAGAAGGCAAAGGTATTATAGTTTACATGAACCAGGAGGGCCGCGGTATTGGGCTTATTAATAAGCTAAAGGCCTATAACCTGCAAGAAAACGGTTTTGATACCGTTGAAGCCAACATTGAACTTGGTTTTAAAATGGACCAGCGCGATTACGGAATTGGCGCCCAGATATTAAGGAGCCTTAACGTTACCAAAATGCGTTTGATGACAAATAACCCTAAAAAACGTGCCGGGTTGGTAGGTTATGGTTTAGAGGTGGTAGAAAACGTGCCGATGGAAATTAAACCCAATCCGCATAATGTTAAGTACTTAGAAACCAAGCGCGATAAAATGGGACACGTTATTTTGATGAAGCATTAG
- a CDS encoding translocation/assembly module TamB domain-containing protein gives MISTLILALQFKPVQTWAAKKATAYLSKELGTTVSIKSLYIKPFSSVVLEDLIVLDQQKDTLLSTPNLTVQLANFHIFTSIKKKVIDFNLIQLDNGSFYLKKLKDSSTNLSFIINHFKSKDTIKTKGQPWTITFEKLALNNFHFRYKNYLSNEVSGAQVNFNDVDVKNFTTVLTGIDLKNHLFKADIHDLSLNEKSGLHVKHFVANATIDTNQILLKQLFIQTNHSNVKNYFRMKFEHFGDFDDFENRVNMDADFKDSQISSLDVSYFTNSLTHVFFDLGVNGRIKGLVNNLKAKDLTVTAGQATYIKGDFNLKGLPHWDKTFLELKFDQIATNKKDIDLLYSRFTGQKNRHVPAVIAKFGNINFKGQFTGFQNDFIAYGEFKTKLGRFTSDINLKLDKANVPSYSGKIKTYDFNLAQLLDQDILGRTTLSANVKGRGTDIKQLTEQLDAKITYFDFKGYRYNNLAVNGTFVNKKFDGKVLVNDHNINLNFAGDVNLNGTLPQFNFTADIKGAKLKELKLYPDTADIDVKITSNFTGSNINNIDGSILLRELKLQKGSQKAQVDSIYFAARGLQNARVLTLKSDIAEGTLKGDYDLGTLPSYFKTIAKKYIPSLKTEIVTPKPQNFEFRLKVKNLDAVSLMFVPHLKLTDTANFFGKFNSVDKTAILTGGVKSFKFNKMVFHDLIIDESTSDDMLDLNLALSKVDITDSLFIKDINISNFLKRDSLNFNIKLSDKNSTNQLDLYGLVQFAKDTTASLKLLPSDIILERKVWKLQDQVNINFFNGGRTQINGLGISNGLQKVTIDGFISPNAADILNINFNTFNMSTLNQLSKSFGIRLKGTLNGDIKLSSLTNKPGFESNLNIDTLSFNKTLIGDIKFATKLDSQNDLLDTKFNIINRGLETLNASGQYHLAAADNSLDFNLKMNQTEAIILDPFVKDLVSDLKGTISSDIKLTGTLSKPQLNGSLTFVNTGVTVNYLKTPYVINDKVTVENSVVNINDLVLRDSRGGKGTANGTVDLTDISNPELDVSLDAENLLALNTTFKDNRLYYGIAYGTGNFSFVGPIDNMQIDIKAKTEAGTIFNIPLNTSSKAADYDFIQFVSSKDTSKYIKHENAFKGVTLNFDLSADEKTTVKIYTDYGLLTGSGTANNLQLKINSLGDFDMFGDFVISTGKFEFTAKDFITKNFTVNQGGTIRWTGNPANALIDLQAIYEVRTNIASLYQAAGLQSPKENQQELVQAELKLTKTLAQPQFDFDFNFPTDPSIKDELGTYLNDPTNRTQQALSLIVRRTFSSGASGNNLTSQVGQTAQSALSEFAFNKLNSFIAQSNIKYFDVNIRSTTDYSASLHFFNDRLLINGSLYDAQGSNELFGNQNVNSNFNNFTKDFGVQYLIKKDGSLLGTYSYRVLNSTTLNTINQQLAVQYVNGLGLVYRRDFDTFGEFFRSIFRKKASPTKKEAPNKLPTSDPAAIDQKNDD, from the coding sequence ATGATAAGTACGCTTATACTGGCTTTGCAGTTTAAACCGGTACAAACCTGGGCGGCAAAAAAGGCAACCGCATACCTCTCTAAAGAGTTAGGTACCACGGTATCCATCAAAAGCCTGTACATTAAGCCATTTTCGTCGGTTGTGTTAGAAGATCTGATCGTACTCGATCAGCAGAAAGACACCTTGCTAAGTACCCCCAACCTCACCGTTCAACTGGCTAACTTTCATATTTTTACAAGCATCAAAAAAAAGGTTATCGATTTTAATTTGATACAGTTAGATAACGGCTCCTTTTATCTCAAAAAGCTAAAAGATAGCTCAACCAATCTGTCGTTCATCATTAATCATTTTAAATCAAAAGATACCATTAAAACCAAGGGCCAACCCTGGACAATCACCTTCGAAAAGCTGGCCCTCAATAACTTCCACTTCCGTTACAAAAACTATTTAAGTAACGAGGTAAGCGGCGCGCAGGTTAATTTTAACGATGTTGATGTAAAAAACTTCACCACGGTTTTAACCGGAATTGACTTAAAGAACCACCTTTTTAAAGCCGATATTCACGATTTATCGTTGAACGAGAAAAGCGGCCTGCACGTTAAACACTTTGTTGCCAACGCTACTATTGATACCAACCAAATTTTACTCAAACAACTGTTTATCCAAACCAACCACTCAAACGTAAAAAACTATTTCCGCATGAAGTTTGAGCACTTTGGTGATTTTGACGATTTTGAGAACCGGGTTAACATGGATGCCGATTTTAAGGATTCGCAAATATCATCTCTGGATGTGAGCTACTTTACCAATAGCCTAACCCACGTATTTTTTGATTTGGGCGTAAATGGCCGCATAAAGGGCCTGGTTAACAACTTAAAAGCTAAAGATTTAACCGTTACTGCCGGCCAGGCCACTTACATTAAAGGCGATTTTAACCTTAAAGGCCTGCCGCATTGGGATAAAACCTTTTTAGAACTTAAGTTTGACCAAATTGCCACCAACAAAAAAGATATCGATTTACTTTACAGCCGTTTCACGGGGCAAAAAAACAGGCATGTACCGGCAGTTATTGCCAAATTTGGCAACATCAATTTCAAAGGGCAGTTTACCGGTTTTCAGAATGACTTTATTGCCTATGGCGAATTTAAAACCAAACTGGGCAGGTTTACTTCGGATATAAACTTAAAGCTTGATAAGGCTAATGTGCCAAGCTACAGCGGCAAAATTAAAACTTACGATTTTAACCTGGCCCAACTGCTGGATCAGGATATTTTGGGCCGCACTACCCTATCGGCCAACGTTAAGGGCCGGGGCACCGATATTAAACAGTTAACCGAGCAACTGGATGCCAAAATAACCTATTTTGATTTTAAAGGCTACCGCTACAACAACCTTGCCGTGAACGGCACCTTTGTGAATAAAAAGTTTGACGGTAAGGTTTTAGTAAACGACCATAATATTAACCTCAATTTTGCCGGCGATGTAAACCTTAACGGTACTTTGCCACAATTTAACTTTACTGCCGATATAAAAGGTGCTAAGTTAAAAGAGCTTAAACTTTACCCGGATACTGCTGATATTGATGTAAAAATAACCAGCAATTTTACCGGCAGCAACATTAATAATATTGACGGTAGTATTTTGCTGCGCGAATTAAAATTGCAAAAAGGGAGCCAAAAGGCACAGGTAGATTCTATTTATTTTGCGGCAAGGGGCCTGCAAAATGCCAGGGTGTTAACCCTAAAATCCGACATAGCGGAAGGTACCTTAAAAGGCGATTATGATTTAGGCACCCTGCCATCGTACTTTAAAACCATCGCAAAAAAATATATCCCATCGTTAAAAACGGAGATAGTTACGCCCAAACCTCAAAATTTTGAATTTAGGCTCAAGGTTAAAAACCTTGATGCCGTAAGCTTGATGTTTGTACCACACCTCAAACTAACCGATACGGCCAATTTTTTTGGCAAGTTTAATTCGGTTGATAAAACGGCCATACTTACCGGGGGCGTAAAGAGTTTTAAATTTAACAAAATGGTGTTTCACGATTTAATTATTGACGAAAGCACCAGCGACGATATGCTCGACCTCAACTTAGCGCTCAGTAAAGTTGATATTACAGATAGCCTTTTTATTAAAGACATTAACATATCAAACTTTTTAAAGCGCGATAGCCTTAACTTCAACATCAAACTATCCGATAAAAACTCAACCAACCAGTTGGATTTGTATGGCCTGGTGCAGTTTGCTAAAGATACTACGGCAAGTTTAAAGTTACTCCCGTCGGACATTATATTGGAGCGCAAGGTTTGGAAACTGCAAGACCAGGTTAACATTAATTTTTTTAACGGTGGCCGAACGCAGATTAATGGTTTAGGCATATCAAACGGTTTGCAAAAGGTTACCATAGATGGTTTTATATCGCCCAACGCAGCAGATATTTTAAATATCAACTTCAACACCTTTAACATGAGTACGCTTAACCAGTTAAGCAAATCATTCGGCATCAGGCTCAAAGGCACCCTTAACGGCGATATTAAACTGTCGTCGTTAACCAATAAACCAGGGTTTGAGTCAAACCTAAATATTGATACCCTATCCTTCAACAAAACCCTAATAGGCGACATCAAATTTGCAACAAAGCTTGATAGCCAAAACGACCTGCTCGACACCAAATTCAACATCATCAACCGCGGCCTGGAAACCCTGAATGCCAGTGGCCAGTACCATTTGGCTGCAGCCGATAACAGCCTTGATTTTAACCTCAAGATGAACCAAACCGAGGCCATTATTTTAGATCCATTTGTAAAAGATCTGGTGTCTGATTTAAAAGGTACCATATCATCAGATATTAAACTCACCGGTACCCTATCAAAACCACAACTAAACGGCAGCCTTACTTTTGTAAATACAGGCGTAACGGTAAATTACCTAAAAACCCCTTATGTTATTAATGACAAGGTAACTGTAGAAAACAGTGTAGTTAATATTAACGATTTGGTGCTGCGCGATAGCCGCGGAGGCAAGGGAACCGCCAACGGTACTGTTGATTTAACCGATATATCAAACCCCGAACTGGATGTAAGCCTGGATGCCGAAAACCTGCTTGCCTTAAATACCACTTTTAAAGATAACCGCCTGTACTACGGTATTGCTTACGGCACCGGCAATTTTAGCTTTGTTGGCCCTATTGATAATATGCAGATAGATATTAAGGCCAAAACCGAAGCAGGTACAATATTTAACATCCCGCTTAACACATCAAGCAAGGCCGCCGATTACGATTTTATACAATTTGTAAGCTCAAAAGATACTAGCAAATATATAAAGCACGAAAATGCATTTAAAGGTGTTACCCTAAACTTCGACCTATCGGCAGACGAGAAAACAACTGTTAAAATTTATACCGACTATGGCTTGCTTACCGGCAGCGGAACCGCTAATAACTTGCAGCTTAAAATTAATAGCCTGGGCGATTTTGATATGTTTGGCGATTTTGTAATATCAACAGGTAAGTTTGAGTTCACCGCTAAAGATTTTATTACCAAAAACTTTACCGTTAACCAGGGCGGCACCATCCGTTGGACGGGCAACCCGGCCAACGCCCTTATTGATTTACAGGCCATATACGAGGTGCGTACCAACATTGCATCGCTTTACCAGGCTGCAGGCCTTCAATCGCCAAAAGAGAACCAGCAGGAGCTTGTACAGGCCGAATTGAAGCTAACCAAAACGCTTGCACAGCCGCAGTTTGATTTCGACTTTAACTTCCCTACCGATCCATCAATTAAAGATGAACTGGGCACTTACTTAAACGACCCCACAAACCGTACCCAACAAGCCCTGAGCTTAATTGTGCGCCGTACTTTTTCGTCGGGTGCAAGCGGTAACAATTTAACCAGCCAGGTTGGGCAAACGGCACAATCGGCCCTCAGCGAATTTGCTTTTAATAAGCTCAATAGTTTTATTGCACAATCAAACATCAAATACTTTGATGTTAACATCCGCTCCACTACCGATTACAGTGCCTCGCTTCACTTTTTTAACGATCGCCTTTTAATTAATGGCAGTTTGTACGATGCCCAGGGCAGTAACGAATTATTTGGCAACCAAAATGTTAACTCAAACTTTAACAACTTTACCAAAGATTTTGGCGTGCAATACCTCATTAAAAAAGACGGAAGCCTTTTAGGCACATACTCATACCGCGTATTAAACAGCACTACGTTAAACACCATTAACCAGCAATTGGCTGTACAATATGTTAATGGCCTGGGCTTAGTTTACCGACGGGATTTTGACACTTTTGGCGAATTTTTTAGAAGCATATTTCGCAAAAAAGCCTCTCCCACAAAGAAAGAGGCTCCTAATAAATTACCAACAAGCGACCCGGCCGCTATAGACCAAAAAAACGACGATTAA
- the tsaD gene encoding tRNA (adenosine(37)-N6)-threonylcarbamoyltransferase complex transferase subunit TsaD — protein sequence MPVILGIESSCDDTSAAICVDGVMLSNVIANQTIHAAYGGVVPELASRVHQQNIIPAVQQALVNAKVSKNDIDAVAFTRGPGLLGSLLVGVSFAKAFALAQNLPLIEVNHMQAHVLAHFIDEPKPRFPFLCLTVSGGHTQIVLVKSYFDMEIVGQTTDDAAGEAMDKTSKILGLPYPGGPLIDKHARLGNPDAFKFPEPNIPDLNFSFSGLKTSILYFIRDNVAADPDFLQNRMNDICASVEKRIVTILLNKLKKAALLYGIKDVALAGGVSANTGLRQGLTDMGQQMGWNCFIPAFQYCTDNAAMIAIAGYHKYLNNDFVGQNVAPLARMPFS from the coding sequence GTGCCTGTTATTTTAGGAATAGAATCTTCGTGCGATGATACCTCGGCTGCAATTTGTGTTGATGGTGTGATGTTAAGCAATGTTATTGCAAATCAAACCATTCATGCGGCTTATGGCGGCGTTGTGCCCGAACTGGCTTCACGCGTGCATCAGCAAAATATTATTCCGGCAGTACAGCAGGCATTAGTTAACGCAAAAGTAAGCAAAAATGATATTGATGCGGTAGCTTTTACGCGCGGACCCGGACTTTTAGGTTCGCTTTTGGTTGGCGTATCATTTGCCAAGGCATTTGCGCTGGCTCAAAATTTACCTTTAATAGAGGTTAATCATATGCAGGCGCACGTACTGGCACATTTTATTGACGAGCCTAAGCCCCGGTTTCCGTTTTTGTGTTTAACGGTTTCGGGCGGGCATACGCAAATAGTTTTGGTGAAAAGCTATTTCGACATGGAAATAGTTGGCCAAACTACCGATGATGCCGCCGGAGAGGCTATGGATAAAACCAGTAAGATATTAGGATTGCCTTATCCTGGCGGGCCGTTGATTGATAAACATGCGCGTTTAGGCAACCCCGACGCCTTTAAATTTCCGGAGCCTAATATCCCCGATCTTAATTTCAGCTTTAGCGGATTGAAAACATCCATACTCTATTTTATTCGCGACAACGTTGCTGCCGACCCAGACTTTTTACAAAACCGGATGAACGACATTTGTGCATCGGTAGAAAAACGTATTGTTACCATACTGCTCAACAAACTTAAAAAGGCTGCCTTGCTTTACGGTATTAAGGATGTTGCACTGGCCGGTGGCGTATCGGCCAATACCGGGTTGCGCCAGGGTTTAACCGATATGGGGCAGCAAATGGGTTGGAACTGCTTTATACCTGCTTTTCAATACTGTACCGATAATGCCGCTATGATTGCTATTGCCGGCTACCACAAATATTTGAACAACGATTTTGTGGGGCAAAACGTTGCGCCTTTAGCGCGAATGCCCTTTAGTTAA
- a CDS encoding DUF4260 domain-containing protein gives MSNANKPTANQGYMQNLIRAEEVAITGIAVYFLTKYNLGLSIWIWIPLFLSPDISMLGYIRGEKTGAFWYNLFHHRGVALVVAALGYYLHNDICTTIGILLFAHASFDRIMDYGLKFPDSFKHTHLGWKKEKQPVAAI, from the coding sequence ATGAGCAACGCAAATAAACCAACTGCAAACCAAGGCTATATGCAAAACCTTATCCGTGCCGAAGAGGTGGCAATAACAGGCATAGCCGTCTATTTTTTAACAAAATATAACCTGGGTTTATCTATCTGGATATGGATTCCATTATTTTTAAGTCCGGATATTTCAATGTTAGGCTATATCCGTGGCGAAAAAACGGGTGCCTTTTGGTATAACTTATTCCATCACCGTGGCGTTGCTTTAGTAGTTGCCGCCTTGGGGTACTACCTGCATAACGATATATGTACCACCATAGGCATATTGCTATTTGCCCATGCCTCGTTTGACAGGATAATGGATTATGGACTTAAATTTCCCGACAGTTTTAAACATACACACCTGGGCTGGAAAAAAGAAAAGCAACCCGTGGCTGCCATTTAA
- a CDS encoding Crp/Fnr family transcriptional regulator, with product MNELENYIHHYFSIGIEDCKLIAALFKTETLNKGDFYLKSNKYCDKLSFITDGLLRIYVNLPNKEVTQWIGTSGYFITDLSGFLFREPSRWNIQALTDCKLFTISHADYIGIGKLLPKWHELEKLFIGKCFVTIENRVFDHLSLSAEERYEKLFEQNRQLLNQVPLQYIASMLGMTPETFSRIRRKTLS from the coding sequence ATGAACGAACTGGAAAATTACATACATCATTACTTTAGCATTGGTATTGAAGATTGTAAACTTATTGCCGCGTTGTTTAAAACTGAAACCTTAAACAAAGGCGATTTTTACTTAAAGAGCAATAAATACTGCGATAAATTAAGCTTTATTACCGATGGCTTATTGCGCATATACGTTAACCTGCCCAATAAAGAAGTTACCCAATGGATAGGCACCAGCGGGTATTTTATTACCGATCTTTCGGGCTTTCTGTTCCGGGAACCTTCGCGCTGGAACATACAGGCCTTAACGGATTGTAAACTGTTTACCATAAGCCACGCCGACTACATTGGCATTGGCAAACTGTTACCAAAGTGGCACGAGCTGGAAAAACTATTTATAGGTAAATGTTTTGTAACCATCGAAAACCGGGTGTTTGACCACCTATCCCTCTCCGCCGAAGAGCGTTACGAAAAATTGTTTGAACAAAACCGCCAACTGCTAAACCAGGTTCCGTTGCAATACATTGCTTCGATGCTGGGCATGACGCCGGAGACATTCAGCCGCATCCGCCGCAAAACACTTTCTTGA
- a CDS encoding VOC family protein — protein sequence MESLSPNFFVNNITETIEFYKLLGFNTIMTVPEEGVDYIWAMMSNGNVNLMFQTFESLGNELPEVTRTDGGSLLLYIKLKGIRDFFETIKDKVTILKGLEKTFYGATEFSIKDINGYVLTFAEDE from the coding sequence ATGGAATCACTTTCACCAAATTTCTTTGTTAACAACATCACCGAAACTATTGAATTTTACAAGTTGTTAGGCTTTAACACCATCATGACAGTACCCGAAGAAGGTGTGGATTATATTTGGGCAATGATGAGCAATGGCAATGTAAACCTGATGTTCCAAACGTTTGAAAGCCTGGGTAATGAGCTGCCCGAGGTAACACGTACAGATGGCGGCTCGTTATTGCTTTACATCAAGCTAAAAGGCATTCGGGACTTTTTTGAAACTATAAAGGACAAGGTGACCATTTTAAAAGGCCTGGAAAAAACCTTTTACGGTGCTACCGAATTTTCGATAAAGGATATTAACGGCTACGTGCTAACCTTTGCGGAGGATGAGTAA